Proteins from a single region of Ziziphus jujuba cultivar Dongzao chromosome 1, ASM3175591v1:
- the LOC107430102 gene encoding uncharacterized protein LOC107430102 — MADTAGIERFRNLTEHKLKPRRHEKFSGVLNHIAKFVFDSTFIHSLKSLAGKKQVKKNEHRVSKYEPFPVSMNDKGKVENLKLVMENMQPKMEKMQEDDVNNIKQQHEISAKYKAAGTGALEKTLDEGNKGSDIVQTQRKKVFIRSRL; from the exons ATGGCAGACACCGCTGGAATTGAAAGATTCCGAAATCTGACGGAGCACAAACTGAAACCCCGTCGTCACGAAAAGTTTAGTGGGGTTCTGAACCACATCGCCAAATTCGTTTTTGATTCTACCTTCATCCATTCTCTCAAATCCCTTGCAG GAAAGAAGCAAGTCAAAAAGAATGAGCATCGAGTATCAAAATATGAACCCTTTCCAGTTTCTATGAATGACAAGGGAAAAGTGGAAAATCTCAAGCTAGTGATGGAGAATATGCAGCCAAAGATGGAGAAAATGCAAGAAGATGACGTCAATAATATAAAGCAACAGCATGAGATATCAGCAAAATACAAAGCAGCCGGAACAGGGGCTCTGGAAAAGACATTGGACGAGGGCAATAAAGGATCAGATATCGTGCAAACTCAGAGGAAAAAAGTATTCATTCGTTCCCGTCTATGA